One genomic segment of Aquipluma nitroreducens includes these proteins:
- a CDS encoding LLM class flavin-dependent oxidoreductase → MHKIPLSVLELATVVEGGNLRSAIERTTEVAIHTESLGYKRIWMAEHHNMEFVASSATAVLISHVASKTNRIRVGSGGIMLPNHSPLVIAEQFGTLETIYPGRIDLGLGRAPGTDQLTAMALRRNNMNSTYDFPNDIKQLQTYFSKENSSANVRAFPGEGLNIPLWILGSSTDSAYLAAQMGLPYAFAAHFAPAQFRMAIDIYRKNFKSSKQLNQPYVMACVNVIAAETDVEAEFLSTSLIRLFVGLVTNSRKPIQPPGELPETFRIPAVRSAVNSMMACTFTGNSDTLRNKLSQFIAETGIDELMVSSNIYDKEAKLRSFSLLHESIDIK, encoded by the coding sequence ATGCATAAAATACCTTTATCAGTTCTGGAATTGGCAACAGTTGTTGAAGGAGGAAATCTGCGAAGCGCCATTGAAAGAACAACTGAAGTGGCTATACACACAGAATCACTGGGATATAAACGGATCTGGATGGCAGAGCATCACAACATGGAATTTGTTGCAAGTTCAGCAACGGCGGTATTGATTAGCCACGTTGCCTCCAAAACAAACAGGATTCGCGTAGGTTCAGGAGGAATCATGCTACCGAACCACAGCCCGTTGGTGATCGCAGAACAATTCGGAACTTTGGAAACCATATATCCCGGAAGAATTGATCTTGGCCTGGGAAGGGCACCAGGGACGGACCAACTAACGGCGATGGCATTAAGACGTAACAACATGAACTCTACCTATGATTTTCCCAACGACATAAAGCAATTACAGACCTATTTCAGTAAGGAGAATAGTTCAGCAAATGTGCGTGCTTTCCCTGGAGAAGGATTAAACATACCTCTCTGGATTTTAGGTTCAAGTACCGACAGTGCTTACCTGGCTGCTCAAATGGGACTACCATATGCGTTTGCTGCTCATTTTGCTCCGGCACAATTCCGGATGGCAATAGATATTTACCGTAAAAATTTCAAATCCTCCAAACAGTTAAATCAGCCCTACGTAATGGCATGTGTCAATGTCATTGCCGCAGAGACTGATGTTGAAGCTGAATTTCTGTCAACAAGCCTTATCCGCTTATTCGTTGGACTGGTTACCAATTCGCGCAAACCCATACAGCCACCCGGAGAATTACCAGAAACATTTAGAATTCCTGCCGTGCGTTCAGCAGTAAATAGTATGATGGCTTGCACTTTTACTGGCAACAGTGATACATTGAGAAATAAGCTATCCCAATTTATAGCTGAAACCGGTATTGATGAACTTATGGTTTCAAGTAATATATACGATAAGGAGGCAAAGTTGAGATCATTTTCCCTGCTTCATGAATCAATAGATATAAAGTAG
- a CDS encoding IS3 family transposase: MFTRTVDRSREERKETIVSACDLFGVSRQVYYRSKSSLTRSRGKASQVVAMVHQVRRQLPRLGTRKLYYLLEDRLKALGVGRDRLFSILKANHLLIKPARSYRKTTDSHHRFHKHKNLVAELVPTQPEQVWVADITYIGNRENQQYLALVTDAYSKKIVGHDVSENLSSDGAIRALKQGLKSRSYKANTLIHHSDRGLQYCCDAYQQILTRKKVRCSMTESYDPYTNAVAERVNGILKQEFMLEDYRVELPVMQQLVKDSIEIYNTKRPHWSCHMLTPEQMHKQQTIKIKSYKKTDRFKASFETVSESINLVL; this comes from the coding sequence ATGTTTACCCGAACAGTCGACCGAAGCCGTGAAGAAAGAAAAGAAACGATAGTTTCAGCCTGTGACTTGTTCGGGGTAAGCAGACAGGTATATTATCGCAGTAAATCCTCTTTGACTCGAAGCCGGGGGAAAGCCTCGCAGGTAGTTGCGATGGTGCATCAGGTTCGCCGGCAATTGCCGCGTCTTGGTACCCGTAAGCTATACTATTTGTTGGAGGATCGGCTCAAAGCACTGGGAGTGGGCAGGGATCGGCTTTTTTCTATCCTGAAGGCAAACCACCTGCTGATAAAACCAGCAAGGAGTTATCGGAAAACTACGGATTCACATCACCGTTTCCATAAACACAAGAACCTGGTTGCAGAACTTGTTCCAACGCAACCGGAGCAGGTTTGGGTAGCCGACATCACTTACATCGGGAATCGGGAGAACCAGCAATACCTGGCCTTGGTAACCGATGCTTATTCCAAGAAGATAGTCGGGCATGATGTTTCAGAAAACCTGAGCTCAGATGGTGCCATACGTGCTTTAAAACAAGGATTGAAAAGCCGGTCGTACAAAGCCAATACACTGATACACCACTCAGACAGAGGCTTACAGTATTGTTGCGATGCCTACCAGCAAATTTTAACCAGGAAGAAGGTAAGATGCAGTATGACCGAATCGTACGATCCCTATACCAATGCCGTTGCAGAGCGTGTTAACGGGATACTGAAACAGGAATTTATGCTTGAAGATTACCGGGTAGAACTCCCGGTGATGCAACAGTTAGTAAAAGACAGTATTGAAATTTACAATACCAAACGACCTCATTGGTCTTGCCACATGCTAACTCCGGAGCAAATGCATAAACAACAGACCATTAAAATTAAAAGCTATAAAAAAACTGACCGTTTCAAAGCTAGCTTTGAAACGGTCAGTGAATCTATTAATTTAGTCCTATAA